Within the Magnetospirillum sp. ME-1 genome, the region AATCATTAAGTTGCCGCAATCTGCCCCGGAAAATGCGGGAAATTTCACCCGATCGCGCTTGACTCTCCCGCTCACCCCTCCTAGATGGTTGGCACTCGTCGCCGGAGAGTGCTAACAGCGCCCCGGCAGATCGAAACGTCTCACGGAGGTAATTCCCGAAATGAAGTTCCGTCCGCTCCATGACCGTGTGCTGGTCAAGCGCCTCGACGCCGAAGAGAAGACCGCCGGCGGCATCATCATCCCCGACACCGCCAAGGAAAAGCCCATGCAGGGCGAAGTGGTGGCCGTGGGCTCCGGTACCCGTGGCGATGACGGCAAGCTGGTGGCGCTCGACGTCAAGGCCGGCGACCGCGTGCTGTTCGGCAAGTGGTCCGGCACCGAGGTGAAGGTCGACGGCGAAGAGCTGCTGATCATGAAGGAATCCGACATTCTCGGCATTCTCGGCTAATCCTTAGAATTCGATAGAGGTTCAGACAAATGGCTGCCAAGGAAGTCAAGTTCTCCACCGATGCCCGCACCCGCATGCTGCGCGGCGTCGACATTCTCGCCGACGCGGTGAAGGTCACCTTGGGCCCCAAGGGCCGCAACGTGGTCATCGAGAAGTCGTTCGGCGCGCC harbors:
- the groES gene encoding co-chaperone GroES; this encodes MKFRPLHDRVLVKRLDAEEKTAGGIIIPDTAKEKPMQGEVVAVGSGTRGDDGKLVALDVKAGDRVLFGKWSGTEVKVDGEELLIMKESDILGILG